A stretch of the Lactuca sativa cultivar Salinas chromosome 9, Lsat_Salinas_v11, whole genome shotgun sequence genome encodes the following:
- the LOC111882788 gene encoding pentatricopeptide repeat-containing protein At2g25580: MFKSTVRSLQTMKSLNHLYKRSLSGAFGQSCYMGDHGLHRHSHYNVNGCYNQKSSAANFQISNRCYSGMVKSQPNEKSHEAGEGKGLLEELNALCKDKKLEEAVEVLGLLELKKVTVEMPGYLFLMKACGESQALKEAKLVHNQLTRSGHHLDVHICNKILEMYSNCGSMEDAYNVFDKMPKRNLTSWDTMITEFAKNGRGEDAIKMFSEFEKVGLKPDNQMFHGVFAACSVLGDMKQGLLHFKSMIKTYNLVPSMDDYVRVVDMLGSSGYLNEALELIEKMPMKPSAEIWEIMMNQSRVHGDLELENRCAEIVNLLDLSRLDKQPEKGFIPIKPSDIAKEKENQKNKSSTLNLLKIKTETFPFRASDTSPLDHEKIYSQLRCLKQHMVEVGYVAQTRLVLHDVDHESREEDLLSHSRMLALSEALLTSPARTPIRILNNNRICADCHDAFKIISKLVGRSIVARDERRFHHFESGVCSCKDYW; this comes from the exons ATGTTTAAATCAACAGTGAGGTCACTCCAAACGATGAAATCTCTGAATCATCTCTATAAG AGAAGTTTAAGTGGGGCTTTTGGGCAGAGCTGTTACATGGGCGATCATGGTTTACATCGTCACAGCCATTATAACGTCAATGGTTGTTATAATCAGAAGAGTAGTGCAGCAAATTTTCAAATCTCAAATAGGTGTTATAGTGGCATGGTAAAGTCTCAACCTAACGAGAAGTCACATGAAGCTGGTGAGGGAAAGGGATTACTTGAGGAGCTTAATGCTTTATGCAAGGACAAGAAGTTAGAGGAAGCTGTTGAGGTTTTAGGTTTACTTGAGCTGAAGAAAGTAACAGTTGAAATGCCTGGATATCTATTCTTGATGAAAGCATGCGGAGAATCTCAGGCACTTAAAGAAGCTAAACTTGTCCATAACCAGCTCACAAGGTCAGGGCATCATCTTGATGTTCACATTTGCAACAAAATCTTGGAGATGTATTCGAATTGTGGTTCCATGGAAGACGCATATaacgtgtttgataaaatgcccaAAAGAAATCTTACTTCTTGGGACACCATGATAACAGAGTTTGCTAAAAACGGCCGTGGAGAAGACGCAATCAAAATGTTCTCCGAATTCGAAAAGGTCGGATTAAAACCCGATAATCAGATGTTTCACGGGGTTTTTGCTGCATGTAGTGTCTTAGGAGACATGAAACAAGGGCTCTTGCATTTCAAGTCAATGATCAAGACTTACAATCTTGTTCCATCCATGGATGATTATGTCCGTGTAGTCGATATGCTCGGGAGTTCAGGGTACTTAAATGAAGCATTGGAATTAATAGAAAAGATGCCGATGAAGCCAAGTGCAGAAATTTGGGAAATTATGATGAATCAATCTAGGGTTCACGGTGATTTAGAACTCGAAAACCGTTGTGCTGAGATTGTTAACCTTTTAGACCTTTCTCGTTTAGATAAACAACCAGAGAAAGGCTTCATACCAATAAAGCCTTCAGATAttgcaaaagaaaaagaaaatcaaaaaaataaatcaTCAACGTTGAATCTCCTGAAAATTAAAACCGAAACTTTTCCGTTTAGGGCCTCGGATACATCTCCCCTTGATCATGAGAAGATATACAGTCAACTTAGGTGTCTAAAACAACACATGGTAGAAGTGGGATATGTGGCCCAGACTAGATTGGTACTCCATGATGTGGATCATGAAAGTAGAGAAGAAGATCTTTTATCGCATAGTCGCATGCTTGCTTTATCTGAAGCACTTTTGACTAGTCCAGCCCGGACACCAATAAGAATACTAAATAACAATCGTATTTGTGCTGATTGCCATGATGCATTCAAGATTATTTCAAAGCTGGTTGGAAGATCAATCGTTGCACGTGATGAAAGGAGGTTCCATCATTTTGAAAGTGGAGTTTGTTCTTGTAAAGATTATTGGTGA